A single region of the Vicia villosa cultivar HV-30 ecotype Madison, WI linkage group LG4, Vvil1.0, whole genome shotgun sequence genome encodes:
- the LOC131599884 gene encoding uncharacterized protein LOC131599884 — MHSPSFVCHFSHLFRVCQMPKLRHGIMNLEQSVKNLQAQNNQFQEMIFNLAKGQEELKALLIEKEEDQHRQQDGQGKWKSKPKRLFTPLHMPMSQVLQQLLNQNLITLLPPYSLPTNPAPGYKYHARCAYHSNSPGHDTKDCGPLKHKIQDLIDENIIDFDSPEEPRMTKVVYNRKGRNEHNQSVRTFLISTPVPQQRCKSDTPRR; from the exons atgcactcaccctcttttgtttgccatttttcccaccttttcagggtttgtcaaatgccaaagctacgccatgg catcatgaatctcgaacaatcagttaaaaatctccaagctcagaacaaccaattccaagagatgatctttaacttggccaaggggcaagaagaactaaaggcacttctgatcgagaaggaggaGGATCAACATAGGCAACAAGATGGTCAaggtaaatggaaatccaaacccaagcgattattcactccgttgcacatgccgatgtctcaagttctgcaacaactgctcaatcagaacttgataactctattgcctccatattcattgcctactaatcccgctcctgggtataagtatcatgcgagatgtgcttatcattcgaatagtcctggtcatgatacaaaggattgtggaccgttgaaacacaagattcaagacttaattgatgaaaataTCATTGACTTCGACTCACCTGAAGAACCTCGCATGACTAAGGttgtgtacaatcggaaaggtcgcaacgAACACAATCAATCTGTGAGGAcatttctgatctctacaccagttccacaacaaagatgcAAGTCAGATACACCTAGGCGTTAA